In Mammaliicoccus sp. Marseille-Q6498, the genomic stretch GCGTCCAAATGTTCTTTATTAAAAGCTTCATCTTCAACGTATTGTTCATTATTATCGTTAACCATTTTTGCCACCTCCTCATAAAAATACAATTTATTATATCACAACTGTTCACTATAAATGATAGTGTTGATTATCATTTATAAAAATTTTTTCTTTTGTTATAGGGTGTTCAAATTCAACAGTACAGCATTGTAACAATTGATGTTTATGGCGTTTATCTTCTGAACCATAAAGACTATCACCAACGATTGGATATCCAATATGAGCTAGATGTACTCTAATTTGGTGTGTTCTACCTGTAAATAACTGTAATTTCAAAAGTGAATCGTTGCCATCATCAGTTATATACTCATAATTTGTATGAGCGAATTTCCCTTCGTCAGAAACTTCACGCTCTATAATAGAATGTTTTGCTCTTGCAATAGGTGCGATAATTTCGCCTCGTTGCTCTTTAACTACACCGTGAACCACTGCTATATAATATTTTTTAATGTCTGTTTGTGAAAGCATATGATGTAATAATTGATGTTTCGTAAATATAATAATACCACTTGTTCCACGATCTAAACGCGTTACAATATGTGGAATCGTTTGTTCGTTATTATTTATCATGTGAAATAAAACCGCTTCAACTAAACTTCCATGAGGATGTTCTTTCGAAGGTGCTGTATTCAAAATTGGAGGTTTAGAAATGATAATAAGCCATTCATCTTCATATAATATATTCAAATTCATTTGAAACGGTTCTAAATTATAGCTCGGCGTTTCATTTGGTAAATATACTTCTATCACATCGCCAATATCCGCAACTTTTCTAACTGTGACATTTTCTTTATTAACTAATAAAGCGCCATTCTGCTTAATGGCGCTTAAACTCTTTTTAGAAATGCCTTGATGATATAAAAATGTTTTTAACTTTATCGTTTCTGTTGCAATATACTTTAAGACTTTCATATTTTATTCCTCATTCGAAATGAATGAATCATGTACCCTTTTCCAAAATGGGAATGGTCTAAAACGTGCAAAGCGAACTTTTTCGTTTGCAACTCTATATTGTATAGATTCAATATTTTTATGTTTAACATTTACATGATCAATCGTAACTTGCAAAGTATCATGATTAACTGGATGTATATGGCATATATGATGTTTAGGTAATACTAGGGGTGAGCCTACTGTTCTAAACACACGATTATTAATTGAAGCAATTTCTGCAATTTGCATCGCTTCTAGTGAAGGATGAATAAGCGCACCGCCCAAAGCTTTATTATAAGCTGTAGA encodes the following:
- a CDS encoding RluA family pseudouridine synthase, with translation MKVLKYIATETIKLKTFLYHQGISKKSLSAIKQNGALLVNKENVTVRKVADIGDVIEVYLPNETPSYNLEPFQMNLNILYEDEWLIIISKPPILNTAPSKEHPHGSLVEAVLFHMINNNEQTIPHIVTRLDRGTSGIIIFTKHQLLHHMLSQTDIKKYYIAVVHGVVKEQRGEIIAPIARAKHSIIEREVSDEGKFAHTNYEYITDDGNDSLLKLQLFTGRTHQIRVHLAHIGYPIVGDSLYGSEDKRHKHQLLQCCTVEFEHPITKEKIFINDNQHYHL